A DNA window from Luteolibacter luteus contains the following coding sequences:
- a CDS encoding pyridoxal-phosphate-dependent aminotransferase family protein, which translates to MNVPERILMGPGPSTVPSRILRAMASPTLGHLDPRYIEIMDHTCTMLRKVFQTENALTFPVSATGMAGMECVATNIMERGDEAIVCVNGVFGGRMVDVMERAGVTVHRVEVPWGETFPLEMLAEAIDKHPDAKALGIVHAETSTGALQSLDGLAELVHDSGMLLLVDAVTSLGGHTLKVDEWGIDAIYSGTQKCLSCPPGLSPVSFSPRALEVIEARKTKVQSWYFDVSMLKDYYKGSGKRAYHHTAPVNMIYALHEALLIVLEEGLEARVTRHQRLHRRLRAGLESMGIRYVPQYSLHTLNCIHIPDGADDAAVRAKLLDDYSIEIGAGLGPFAGKAWRIGLMGHSATQANVDLVLAALMDCLE; encoded by the coding sequence ATGAATGTCCCCGAACGCATCCTGATGGGCCCCGGTCCGAGCACCGTGCCCTCCCGCATCCTGCGCGCCATGGCCTCGCCCACGCTCGGGCATCTCGATCCGCGCTACATCGAGATCATGGACCATACCTGCACGATGCTGCGAAAGGTCTTCCAGACGGAGAATGCGCTGACCTTTCCGGTCTCCGCAACCGGCATGGCCGGCATGGAGTGCGTGGCGACAAATATCATGGAACGCGGCGACGAAGCGATCGTCTGCGTGAACGGCGTCTTCGGCGGACGGATGGTGGATGTGATGGAGCGCGCCGGCGTGACCGTTCACCGTGTGGAAGTCCCATGGGGTGAAACGTTCCCGCTGGAAATGCTGGCGGAGGCGATCGACAAGCATCCGGACGCCAAGGCGCTCGGCATCGTTCATGCGGAAACTTCGACCGGAGCGCTGCAGTCCCTGGATGGCCTGGCCGAGCTGGTCCATGACTCGGGAATGCTCTTGCTGGTAGATGCGGTGACATCGCTGGGCGGCCACACGCTGAAGGTGGATGAATGGGGCATCGATGCGATTTACTCCGGCACGCAGAAGTGCCTGTCCTGTCCGCCCGGACTCTCGCCGGTTTCATTTTCGCCAAGGGCGCTGGAAGTGATCGAGGCGAGGAAAACCAAAGTGCAGAGCTGGTACTTCGATGTCTCCATGCTGAAGGACTACTACAAGGGCAGTGGCAAGCGGGCTTACCATCACACCGCCCCGGTGAACATGATCTATGCGCTGCATGAGGCACTGCTGATCGTCCTGGAGGAAGGCCTTGAAGCACGTGTGACCCGGCACCAGCGGCTGCATCGCCGCCTTCGTGCGGGATTGGAGTCCATGGGTATCAGGTATGTTCCGCAGTACTCGCTGCACACCTTGAACTGCATCCATATCCCGGATGGCGCGGATGATGCCGCGGTGCGGGCAAAGCTCCTGGATGACTACTCGATCGAGATCGGCGCGGGATTGGGTCCCTTCGCGGGCAAGGCTTGGCGCATCGGCTTGATGGGACATTCAGCCACGCAGGCAAATGTCGACCTGGTGCTGGCCGCGCTGATGGATTGCCTGGAGTAA
- a CDS encoding adenosine deaminase yields MAPLPLGADLVAALDFRRLPKILLHEHLDGGLRPASIIELAKEQGYNGLPTDDAEQLAMWFHRGAQRGNLPEYLEGFAHTIAVMQTKEALVRVAYEFLEDMAVDGVVYAEIRFAPVFHTEKGLTQDEVVEAVLEGLERGRRDFGVEFGLILCAMRDRTDSLEAAELAIRWRDKGVVGFDLAGGEYGHPPKKHVDAFHAIQRANFYITIHAGEAFGPESIWQALQWCGAHRLGHGTRLRNDIEIRPDGSLKLGRLAQYILDRRIPLEMCLSSNVHTGACASFEEHPFALFHRAGFRVFLNTDDRLMSDTEMSKELALATRTFGLSLVELEKMTMNAMKSAFVPHETRVDLIRRRLLPTYSMLFAELTAEAFAKQLPRNPHLS; encoded by the coding sequence GTGGCTCCCCTTCCCCTCGGTGCGGATCTAGTGGCGGCCCTCGATTTCCGGCGACTGCCGAAAATCCTTCTCCATGAGCATCTCGATGGCGGCCTGCGTCCGGCTAGCATCATCGAATTGGCGAAGGAGCAGGGCTACAATGGCCTGCCCACCGACGATGCGGAGCAATTGGCCATGTGGTTTCACCGCGGTGCGCAGCGTGGCAACCTGCCGGAGTATCTGGAAGGTTTCGCGCACACCATCGCGGTCATGCAGACGAAGGAGGCGCTCGTCCGTGTCGCCTACGAATTCCTGGAGGACATGGCGGTTGATGGCGTGGTTTATGCGGAGATCCGCTTCGCGCCGGTCTTCCATACCGAGAAGGGCCTGACCCAAGACGAAGTGGTGGAGGCCGTGTTGGAAGGACTAGAGAGAGGACGCCGGGACTTCGGCGTGGAGTTCGGGCTGATCCTCTGCGCCATGCGGGATCGCACCGATTCACTGGAGGCCGCGGAGCTGGCGATCCGCTGGCGTGACAAGGGCGTGGTAGGCTTCGACCTCGCGGGGGGTGAATATGGTCATCCACCAAAGAAGCATGTGGATGCCTTCCACGCGATCCAGCGGGCGAACTTCTACATCACCATCCATGCGGGCGAGGCCTTCGGGCCGGAGTCAATCTGGCAGGCTCTCCAATGGTGCGGTGCCCATCGTCTGGGGCACGGCACACGCCTCAGGAATGACATCGAGATCCGTCCCGACGGTTCCTTGAAGCTGGGACGTCTGGCCCAGTACATCCTCGACCGGCGCATTCCGCTGGAGATGTGTCTTTCCAGCAATGTTCACACGGGGGCCTGTGCGAGCTTCGAGGAGCATCCCTTCGCGCTCTTTCACCGGGCGGGGTTCCGCGTCTTCCTGAATACCGACGACCGACTGATGAGCGACACGGAGATGTCGAAGGAACTTGCGCTCGCCACCCGCACCTTCGGGCTCAGCCTGGTGGAACTGGAGAAGATGACGATGAACGCGATGAAGAGCGCCTTTGTCCCGCACGAGACGCGGGTGGATCTCATCCGCCGCCGCCTGCTGCCGACCTACTCCATGCTTTTTGCGGAGTTGACCGCAGAGGCCTTTGCCAAGCAACTTCCGCGTAACCCTCATCTATCATGA
- a CDS encoding HesB/IscA family protein, with protein MTAAAVNYKIGNEKLVKVLDAASAHLRGLLEKQGRPEGALRIAVIGGGCSGLQYKMDLVDGPRDRDIMVPSNGVNVVIDPKSALFVSGSELDWSDDLQQGGFKVSNPNAVVTCSCGESFAA; from the coding sequence ATGACTGCCGCGGCGGTGAACTACAAGATCGGGAACGAGAAGCTGGTGAAGGTGCTGGATGCGGCATCCGCCCACTTGCGTGGCCTACTGGAAAAACAGGGCCGGCCGGAAGGCGCACTACGCATCGCCGTGATCGGCGGCGGCTGTAGTGGATTGCAGTACAAGATGGATCTGGTGGATGGTCCGCGGGATCGCGACATCATGGTGCCCAGCAATGGCGTGAACGTCGTGATCGATCCAAAGAGCGCGCTCTTCGTCAGCGGGAGTGAACTGGATTGGTCCGATGACTTGCAGCAGGGCGGCTTCAAGGTGAGCAATCCGAATGCCGTGGTGACCTGCTCCTGTGGCGAGAGTTTCGCGGCCTGA
- a CDS encoding patatin-like phospholipase family protein has product MEPQATPGLAVALGSSFLGYYAHAGFLNGLAAAGLHPERISGSSAGALAGSLYASGLRGDALKNAVLDAGLRWSFFDWGALYRLPGVLSVFWSSGLLSGKGAIKRLRQLVNGADLSSLKSPAMEIAVTDAVSHRSEVLKEGPLAELIVASCAVPGLFNIQRVGDRRFIDGGVACEAPFEQWLDDPAIHTIIVHRVGHEANTGPTVSWETVATAIGSAHQTVCNEFHRHRRELARLKGKRLIEIQTTTPAPGMLSQKLAPLCYERGREAANTAKELFEEGA; this is encoded by the coding sequence ATGGAGCCCCAAGCCACACCCGGACTCGCCGTTGCCCTAGGATCTTCCTTTTTGGGCTACTACGCGCATGCCGGTTTCCTGAATGGCCTGGCTGCCGCGGGCCTTCATCCTGAAAGGATTTCCGGCTCCTCGGCAGGTGCCTTGGCCGGTTCGCTCTATGCCTCCGGCCTCCGGGGAGATGCCCTGAAAAACGCTGTTCTGGATGCCGGCCTGCGCTGGTCTTTCTTCGATTGGGGCGCTCTCTACCGCCTGCCCGGCGTGCTAAGCGTGTTCTGGTCCTCCGGCTTGCTTTCGGGAAAAGGAGCGATCAAGCGCCTGCGCCAGCTGGTAAATGGAGCCGATCTCTCTTCCTTGAAATCACCCGCCATGGAAATCGCGGTCACCGATGCCGTCAGCCATCGGTCCGAGGTCCTGAAGGAAGGGCCGCTTGCCGAACTGATCGTCGCGAGCTGCGCCGTGCCGGGTCTCTTTAATATCCAGCGGGTGGGGGATCGCCGCTTCATTGATGGCGGAGTCGCCTGTGAGGCACCCTTCGAGCAGTGGTTGGACGATCCCGCAATTCACACGATCATCGTCCATCGTGTGGGGCATGAAGCGAATACCGGCCCCACCGTTTCTTGGGAAACAGTCGCGACCGCCATCGGTTCCGCCCATCAGACGGTGTGCAACGAATTCCACCGCCACCGCCGCGAACTGGCCCGCCTGAAGGGCAAGCGCCTGATTGAGATTCAGACGACCACCCCCGCGCCCGGCATGCTCAGCCAGAAGCTCGCCCCGCTCTGCTACGAACGCGGCCGCGAAGCTGCGAACACCGCGAAGGAACTCTTTGAAGAGGGTGCCTGA